The Burkholderia ubonensis genome has a window encoding:
- a CDS encoding 3-hydroxybutyrate dehydrogenase — protein sequence MSNLNGKTAVVTGAASGIGKEIALELAKAGAAVAIADLNQDGANAVAEEIKQAGGKAIGVAMDVTNEDAVNSGIDKVAETFGSIDILVSNAGIQIVNPIENYSFADWKKMQAIHVDGAFLTTKAALKHMYKDDRGGVVIYMGSVHSHEASPLKSAYVTAKHGLLGLARVLAKEGAKHNVRSHVVCPGFVRTPLVDKQIPEQAKELGISEDEVVKKVMLGNTVDGVFTTVQDVAQTVLFLSAFPSAALTGQSFVVSHGWFMQ from the coding sequence ATGAGCAATCTGAATGGCAAGACCGCAGTCGTCACCGGCGCCGCAAGCGGCATCGGCAAGGAAATCGCGCTGGAGCTGGCGAAAGCGGGCGCGGCGGTGGCGATCGCCGACCTGAACCAGGACGGCGCGAACGCCGTGGCCGAGGAAATCAAGCAGGCGGGCGGCAAGGCGATCGGCGTCGCGATGGACGTGACCAACGAGGACGCCGTCAACAGCGGCATCGACAAGGTGGCCGAAACGTTCGGCTCGATCGACATCCTCGTGTCGAACGCGGGCATCCAGATCGTCAACCCGATCGAGAACTATTCGTTCGCCGACTGGAAGAAGATGCAGGCGATCCACGTCGACGGCGCGTTCCTGACCACCAAGGCGGCGCTCAAGCACATGTACAAGGACGATCGCGGCGGCGTCGTGATCTACATGGGCTCGGTGCACTCGCACGAGGCGTCGCCGCTGAAGTCGGCGTACGTGACCGCGAAGCACGGGCTGCTGGGGCTTGCGCGCGTGCTGGCGAAGGAAGGCGCGAAGCACAACGTGCGCTCGCACGTCGTGTGCCCGGGCTTCGTGCGCACGCCGCTCGTCGACAAGCAGATTCCGGAGCAGGCGAAGGAGCTCGGGATCAGCGAGGACGAAGTGGTGAAGAAGGTGATGCTCGGCAACACGGTGGACGGCGTGTTCACGACGGTGCAGGACGTCGCGCAGACGGTGCTGTTCCTGTCGGCGTTCCCGAGCGCCGCGCTGACCGGCCAGTCGTTCGTCGTCAGCCACGGGTGGTTCATGCAATAA
- a CDS encoding DUF3734 domain-containing protein, whose translation MKPHARTERQAVDATDLRHEAGAPATARSLPYETIALVLQGGGALGAYQAGVFEGLHEAGIPLDWIAGISIGALNTALIAGNAPEHRVERLRQFWETICQPAFFPAVPAAFEFALFNSIDQVRTFFTASQAASAMMQGQRGFFAPRFPPPLPGVSDHPDKVSWYDTSALRSTLLKLCDFDRINSGETRVSVGAVNVGTGNFVYFDNARIRLEPEHFMASGALPPAFPPVEIEGEYYWDGGVVSNTPLMEVLRARPRRDTLAFQVDLWSARGPLPRSLADVAERTKDVQYSSRTRFVTDTLQREQRYRNVLRQVLDMVPEEQRKTDPWCIEADAMSCGKKYNIQHLIYQQKAYEHHYKDYQFGLSTMRDHWAAGLDDIRKTLAVKDGLALPVNDAGFVTHDIHRKR comes from the coding sequence ATGAAACCGCACGCCCGCACCGAAAGGCAGGCCGTCGATGCGACGGACCTGCGACACGAGGCCGGTGCACCGGCAACGGCGCGGTCGCTGCCATACGAGACGATCGCACTCGTGCTGCAGGGCGGCGGCGCGCTCGGCGCCTATCAGGCCGGCGTGTTCGAAGGCTTGCACGAAGCGGGCATTCCGCTCGACTGGATCGCGGGCATCTCGATCGGCGCGCTCAACACCGCGCTGATCGCGGGCAATGCGCCCGAGCATCGCGTCGAGCGGCTGCGTCAGTTCTGGGAAACGATCTGCCAGCCGGCGTTCTTTCCGGCGGTCCCCGCGGCATTCGAGTTCGCGCTGTTCAACAGCATCGATCAGGTCCGCACGTTCTTCACCGCATCGCAGGCCGCGAGCGCGATGATGCAGGGCCAGCGGGGTTTTTTCGCGCCGCGCTTCCCGCCGCCGCTGCCGGGCGTGTCCGATCATCCGGACAAGGTCAGCTGGTACGACACGTCCGCGTTGCGCTCGACGCTGCTCAAGCTGTGCGATTTCGATCGCATCAACTCGGGTGAGACCCGTGTATCGGTCGGCGCGGTCAACGTCGGCACCGGCAATTTCGTCTACTTCGACAACGCGCGCATCCGCCTCGAGCCGGAACACTTCATGGCGTCCGGCGCGCTGCCGCCCGCGTTCCCGCCGGTCGAGATCGAAGGCGAGTACTACTGGGACGGCGGCGTCGTGTCGAACACGCCGCTAATGGAAGTGCTGCGCGCGCGCCCGCGCCGCGACACGCTCGCGTTCCAGGTCGACCTGTGGAGTGCGCGCGGGCCGCTGCCGCGCTCGCTGGCCGACGTCGCCGAGCGCACGAAGGACGTCCAGTACTCGAGCCGCACGCGTTTCGTCACCGATACGCTGCAGCGCGAGCAGCGCTATCGCAACGTGCTGCGCCAGGTGCTCGACATGGTGCCGGAGGAGCAGCGCAAGACCGATCCGTGGTGCATCGAGGCGGACGCGATGTCGTGCGGGAAGAAATACAACATCCAGCACCTGATCTATCAGCAGAAGGCGTACGAGCATCACTACAAGGACTACCAGTTCGGTCTGTCGACGATGCGCGACCACTGGGCCGCGGGTCTCGACGACATCCGCAAGACGCTCGCCGTCAAGGACGGCCTCGCGTTGCCCGTCAACGACGCGGGCTTCGTGACGCACGACATTCACCGCAAGCGGTGA
- a CDS encoding LysR substrate-binding domain-containing protein — MNKSPNLDDLRVFSIVVRLTSFSAAAEQLGVSPAYVSKRIAQLEAQLGTRLLHRSTRRVAVTEAGERVLAHAEKILEDVDHLVEDVSTTRTVPRGTLRISSSFGFGRHVVAPALLAFTERYPQLNVRLDLFDRLVDVAGEGFDLDIRIGDEIADHLIARRLAANYRVLCASPDYLARRGTPRTLADLSSHECLAIKERDHPLGVWRMNVRGETQTVKVGGALSTNHGEVAVQWALAGRGIVLRSIWEAGPLIARGALCRVLPDATQPANVWAVYPERVATSAKVRVCVDFLADELAHLNDAEGDGVA; from the coding sequence GTGAACAAATCGCCGAACCTGGACGACCTGCGCGTGTTCAGCATCGTCGTCCGCCTGACGAGCTTCAGTGCGGCGGCCGAGCAGCTCGGCGTGTCGCCCGCGTATGTCAGCAAGCGCATTGCGCAACTGGAAGCGCAGCTCGGTACGCGGCTGCTGCACCGCTCGACGCGTCGCGTCGCGGTGACGGAAGCCGGCGAACGCGTGCTCGCGCACGCCGAGAAGATTCTCGAGGACGTCGATCATCTCGTCGAGGACGTGTCGACCACACGCACGGTGCCGCGCGGCACGCTGCGCATCTCGAGCAGCTTCGGCTTCGGCCGGCACGTCGTCGCGCCGGCGCTGCTCGCGTTCACCGAGCGCTATCCGCAGCTGAACGTGCGGCTCGATCTGTTCGACCGGCTCGTCGACGTCGCGGGCGAAGGGTTCGACCTCGACATCCGGATCGGCGACGAGATCGCCGATCACCTGATCGCGCGCCGCCTTGCCGCGAACTATCGCGTGCTTTGCGCGTCGCCCGACTATCTCGCACGACGCGGCACGCCGCGCACGCTCGCGGACCTTTCGTCGCACGAATGCCTCGCGATCAAGGAGCGCGATCATCCGCTCGGCGTGTGGCGCATGAACGTGCGCGGCGAGACGCAGACCGTGAAGGTCGGCGGCGCGCTGTCGACGAATCACGGCGAAGTTGCCGTGCAATGGGCGCTCGCAGGGCGCGGGATCGTGCTGCGGTCGATCTGGGAAGCGGGGCCGCTGATCGCGCGCGGCGCGCTATGTCGCGTGCTGCCGGACGCGACCCAGCCCGCGAACGTCTGGGCCGTCTATCCGGAACGGGTCGCGACGTCGGCGAAAGTGCGCGTGTGCGTCGACTTTCTCGCGGATGAGCTCGCGCATCTGAACGACGCGGAGGGCGACGGTGTCGCGTGA
- a CDS encoding tartrate dehydrogenase, which yields MSDRIYRIAVIPGDGIGREVMPEGLRALDAVTARFGIRFDFTHIEWASCDYYAQHGRMMPEDWKAQLSGMDAILFGAVGWPATVPDHISLWGSLLKFRREFDQYINLRPARLFDGVPSPLAGRRAGDIDFMIVRENTEGEYSSVGGTMFEGTDREVVVQQSIFTRHGTERVLKFAFELAQRRAKRLTVATKSNGIAISMPWWDARAAEMAERYPDIVWDKQHIDILCARFVLQPDRFDVVVASNLFGDILSDLGPACTGTIGIAPSANLNPDRTFPSLFEPVHGSAPDIAGQFIANPIAMIWSAAMMLDFLGNGAGRERDAHDAIVAAIEDVLRNGPRTRDLGGQAATQEVGEAIAARIAG from the coding sequence ATGAGCGACAGGATTTACAGAATCGCCGTCATCCCCGGCGACGGCATCGGCCGTGAAGTGATGCCCGAAGGCTTGCGCGCGCTCGACGCGGTGACGGCCCGCTTCGGCATCCGCTTCGACTTCACGCACATCGAATGGGCAAGCTGCGACTACTACGCGCAGCACGGCCGGATGATGCCGGAGGACTGGAAAGCGCAGCTGTCGGGCATGGACGCGATCCTGTTCGGCGCGGTCGGCTGGCCCGCGACCGTGCCCGATCACATCTCGCTGTGGGGTTCGCTGCTGAAGTTCCGCCGCGAATTCGACCAGTACATCAACCTGCGTCCCGCGCGCCTGTTCGACGGCGTGCCGTCGCCGCTCGCCGGCCGCCGCGCCGGCGACATCGACTTCATGATCGTGCGCGAGAACACCGAAGGCGAATACTCGTCGGTCGGCGGCACGATGTTCGAAGGCACCGACCGCGAGGTGGTCGTGCAGCAATCGATCTTCACGCGGCACGGCACCGAGCGCGTGCTGAAGTTCGCGTTCGAGCTCGCGCAGCGGCGCGCGAAACGCCTGACGGTTGCGACGAAGAGCAACGGCATCGCGATCAGCATGCCGTGGTGGGACGCGCGCGCGGCCGAGATGGCCGAACGCTATCCGGACATCGTCTGGGACAAGCAGCACATCGACATCCTGTGCGCGCGCTTCGTGCTGCAGCCGGACCGCTTCGACGTCGTCGTCGCATCGAACCTGTTCGGCGACATCCTGTCGGATCTCGGCCCCGCATGCACGGGCACGATCGGCATCGCGCCGTCCGCGAACCTCAACCCCGACCGCACGTTTCCGTCGCTGTTCGAGCCCGTGCACGGTTCGGCGCCCGACATCGCGGGGCAATTCATCGCGAACCCGATCGCGATGATCTGGTCGGCGGCAATGATGCTCGACTTCCTCGGCAACGGCGCCGGCCGCGAGCGCGACGCACACGACGCGATCGTCGCCGCGATCGAGGACGTGCTGCGCAACGGGCCGCGCACGCGCGATCTCGGCGGCCAGGCGGCAACGCAGGAAGTCGGCGAGGCGATCGCCGCGCGGATCGCCGGCTGA
- a CDS encoding DUF1348 family protein, translated as MSVSPEVRPPVPPFSLETARQKVRAAEDGWNTRDPQRVSLAYTPQSRWRNRAEFVTGRDAIVGLLQRKWTRELDYRLIKELWAFDGNRIAVRFAYEWHDDAGNWFRSYGNENWEFDENGLMAHRHASINDMPIREADRLFHWPLGRRPDDHPGLSDLGL; from the coding sequence ATGTCCGTTTCCCCCGAAGTCCGTCCGCCCGTTCCACCCTTTTCGCTGGAGACGGCGCGACAGAAGGTCCGCGCCGCCGAGGACGGGTGGAACACCCGCGACCCGCAACGCGTGTCGCTCGCTTATACGCCGCAGAGCCGCTGGCGCAACCGCGCGGAGTTCGTGACCGGCCGCGACGCAATCGTCGGACTGTTGCAGCGGAAATGGACGCGCGAGCTCGACTACCGGCTGATCAAGGAGTTGTGGGCGTTCGACGGCAACCGCATCGCGGTGCGGTTTGCCTATGAATGGCATGACGATGCGGGCAACTGGTTCCGCTCGTACGGCAACGAGAACTGGGAGTTCGACGAGAACGGCCTGATGGCGCATCGCCACGCGAGCATCAACGACATGCCGATCCGCGAAGCGGACCGGCTCTTTCACTGGCCGCTCGGCCGCCGTCCCGACGATCATCCGGGCCTGTCCGATCTCGGGTTGTAA
- a CDS encoding TetR/AcrR family transcriptional regulator gives MNTPQDLTPEPPVRDRLLDAAEALIYSGGIHATGVDAIVKRSGAARKSFYSHFESKEALVVAALERRDERWMRWFVDATLARGKTPRTQLLGMFDVLRDWFLQPDFHGCAFLNASGEIADADDPVRIVARAHKARLLAFVRERLDALADDAGIERRTLARVARQWLVLIDGAIGVALVSGDATAARDARATAELLLDAVSRAAN, from the coding sequence ATGAACACGCCCCAAGACCTCACCCCAGAACCACCCGTGCGCGACCGTCTGCTCGATGCGGCCGAAGCGCTGATCTATTCGGGCGGTATCCATGCAACCGGCGTCGACGCGATCGTGAAACGGTCGGGCGCGGCGCGCAAGAGCTTTTATTCGCACTTCGAATCGAAGGAAGCGCTGGTCGTTGCGGCGCTCGAACGCCGCGACGAACGCTGGATGCGCTGGTTCGTCGATGCGACGCTCGCGCGCGGCAAGACGCCGCGCACGCAGCTGCTCGGCATGTTCGACGTATTGCGCGACTGGTTCTTGCAGCCCGATTTCCACGGATGCGCGTTCCTGAACGCGTCGGGCGAGATCGCGGACGCCGACGATCCGGTGCGGATCGTCGCGCGGGCGCACAAGGCGCGATTGCTGGCGTTCGTGCGCGAACGGCTCGACGCGCTGGCCGACGACGCGGGAATCGAGCGCCGCACGCTCGCGCGCGTTGCGCGCCAGTGGCTCGTGCTGATCGACGGCGCGATCGGCGTGGCGCTCGTGAGCGGCGACGCGACGGCCGCCCGGGATGCGCGCGCCACCGCCGAACTGTTGCTCGACGCCGTGTCGCGAGCAGCGAATTAG